Proteins from a single region of Oncorhynchus tshawytscha isolate Ot180627B linkage group LG03, Otsh_v2.0, whole genome shotgun sequence:
- the LOC112240806 gene encoding V-set domain-containing T-cell activation inhibitor 1, producing the protein MASFGQIILWGLIVSIFVTAGLIILILSVSFSGQGLGGSKGTVDSIDKWPIGYLGEDVILSCKFKTSTNSRESTSQVSITWTKEGLSEVVYKYDKGAVQLAEQNPQFKNRTLLFSDAIGGGNASLFLRDVKVGDNGVYYCSVNTPSCSGTASVNLRAAAFSAPKFKRVNTTLTAEAERWFPKPNITWLDVNDNVLNESETSFFNNSAGITRFISSLQPIKLYGSYTCIIQNPLVKAISQATIKDTEISAKTFFSFNTSAAPPILLPQWHVLAATASVFLWIYQLT; encoded by the exons ATGGCCTCATTTGGACAGATAATCTTGTGGGG CTTGATAGTCAGTATCTTCGTAACTGCTGGACTCATCATTCTCATCTTGTCTGTGTCATTTTCAG GTCAGGGCTTGGGGGGTTCCAAGGGCACTGTGGATAGCATTGACAAGTGGCCCATCGGGTACTTGGGAGAGGATGTCATCTTGAGCTGCAAGTTCAAGACTTCCACTAACAGCAGGGAATCGACCAGTCAGGTGTCAATCACCTGGACGAAGGAGGGGCTAAGTGAAGTGGTGTACAAGTATGATAAAGGAGCAGTCCAGCTGGCGGAGCAAAACCCCCAGTTTAAAAATAGAACCCTGCTGTTCTCAGATGCCATAGGTGGAGGCAATGCCTCCCTGTTTCTGAGGGACGTAAAAGTGGGAGACAATGGGGTGTACTACTGCAGTGTGAACACTCCTAGTTGCTCGGGAACTGCCAGTGTTAACCTCAGAGCTGCAG CTTTCTCAGCCCCCAAATTCAAGCGGGTAAACACTACCCTAacggcagaggcagagagatggtTCCCCAAACCAAACATCACCTGGTTGGACGTCAATGACAACGTCCTGAACGAGAGTGAAACTAGCTTCTTCAACAACTCCGCCGGGATAACTCGATTCATCAGCTCCCTtcagccaatcaaattgtatgGCAGCTACACCTGCATCATCCAAAACCCTCTGGTGAAGGCTATCTCCCAGGCAACCATCAAAG atacagagatatcaGCAAAGACTTTCTTCTCCTTCAATACTTCAGCTGCACCACCCATACTACTACCTCAATGGCACGTTCTCGCAGCTACGGCCAGTGTTTTTCTCTGGATCTACCAGCTAACCTGA